A section of the Polynucleobacter sp. AP-Jannik-300A-C4 genome encodes:
- the folD gene encoding bifunctional methylenetetrahydrofolate dehydrogenase/methenyltetrahydrofolate cyclohydrolase FolD, with product MPAQLLDGVALSKKLRTEIAARGAIVTAKGVRPGLAVIVVGENPASQVYVRNKVKACEDVGFHSVLERYSADLGEEELLARIATLNADPSIHGILVQLPLPEHIAAERVLEAIAPEKDVDGFHVANAGALMVGQPEFKPCTPYGCMKILESIEYPIRGARAVIVGASNIVGKPMAMLLLQAGATVTICNSKTRDLAHHTKDADILVVATGKPKMITGDMVKNGAVVIDVGINRMPDGKLCGDVDFDAAQYVAGWITPVPGGVGPMTITMLLMNTLEAAEKAAKH from the coding sequence ATGCCTGCACAGCTACTCGACGGCGTTGCCTTATCCAAAAAACTTCGCACTGAAATTGCTGCACGTGGCGCAATCGTCACCGCCAAAGGCGTTAGACCAGGCCTAGCAGTCATTGTTGTTGGAGAGAACCCAGCAAGCCAGGTTTATGTCCGCAATAAAGTAAAGGCTTGTGAAGATGTCGGCTTTCATTCTGTACTTGAGCGATATTCAGCTGATTTGGGTGAGGAAGAATTACTAGCTCGTATTGCCACTCTCAACGCTGACCCTTCCATTCATGGAATCTTGGTTCAACTTCCCCTGCCAGAACACATTGCAGCGGAACGTGTTCTTGAAGCTATTGCCCCAGAAAAAGATGTGGATGGTTTTCACGTAGCGAATGCTGGCGCCTTAATGGTGGGCCAACCTGAATTCAAACCATGTACGCCGTATGGCTGTATGAAGATTCTTGAAAGCATTGAATACCCAATCCGCGGAGCACGTGCAGTGATCGTGGGCGCCTCCAATATCGTTGGCAAGCCGATGGCAATGCTCTTGCTCCAAGCGGGAGCTACAGTCACGATTTGCAATAGCAAAACGCGTGACCTGGCGCATCACACTAAAGATGCTGACATCTTGGTAGTTGCTACCGGCAAACCCAAAATGATTACTGGCGATATGGTAAAAAATGGCGCTGTTGTAATCGATGTAGGTATCAATCGCATGCCTGATGGCAAGCTTTGTGGTGATGTCGATTTTGATGCAGCCCAGTACGTTGCTGGCTGGATCACGCCTGTACCTGGTGGCGTCGGCCCCATGACGATCACCATGCTCCTCATGAACACCTTAGAAGCGGCAGAAAAGGCAGCAAAACACTAA
- the xth gene encoding exodeoxyribonuclease III encodes MAEPVRIAAWNVNSLKVRLPHVLKWLQDQEKAKKPIDALCLQELKLTDDKYPHQGLEEAGYLSIAAGQKTYNGVAIIVRKAALASIASNHETTFLKPIRNIPGNTDEQQRILAATVCFKGMQPIRLVSAYFPNGQSPDSDKFVYKLAWLKALENWLSEELAQNSRLALLGDFNIAPTDDDVHDPSKWIGQNLVSPPEREAFQQLLNLGLTDSYRMFEQAPKSFSWWDYRMMGFRRNAGMRIDHILLSEALKDKCTESIIDKEPRTWEQPSDHAPVIAKISA; translated from the coding sequence ATGGCTGAGCCTGTGAGGATTGCCGCGTGGAATGTCAACTCATTGAAGGTGCGTTTACCTCATGTATTGAAATGGCTGCAGGATCAAGAGAAGGCAAAAAAGCCGATTGATGCGCTGTGCCTTCAGGAGCTTAAGCTCACTGATGATAAGTATCCACATCAAGGGCTTGAAGAGGCGGGTTACCTCAGTATTGCTGCTGGTCAAAAGACTTACAACGGCGTTGCCATCATCGTTCGTAAAGCCGCATTAGCCTCGATTGCAAGCAATCATGAAACGACATTTTTAAAGCCAATCCGAAATATCCCTGGCAACACGGATGAACAGCAGCGTATTTTGGCGGCTACAGTTTGCTTTAAAGGAATGCAGCCTATTCGCTTGGTATCAGCTTATTTCCCTAATGGTCAATCACCCGATAGCGATAAGTTTGTCTACAAATTAGCTTGGCTCAAAGCCTTAGAAAATTGGTTAAGTGAAGAGTTGGCCCAAAACAGTCGCTTAGCACTCTTAGGGGATTTCAACATCGCGCCTACAGATGATGATGTACATGATCCCTCTAAGTGGATTGGTCAAAATCTCGTTTCTCCACCAGAAAGAGAGGCGTTTCAGCAGCTACTCAATCTAGGGCTTACTGATTCTTATCGGATGTTTGAACAGGCGCCTAAATCCTTTAGCTGGTGGGATTACCGCATGATGGGTTTTAGAAGAAATGCAGGAATGCGGATTGATCACATTCTATTAAGCGAGGCCCTTAAAGATAAATGCACAGAAAGCATTATCGATAAAGAGCCCCGTACTTGGGAGCAGCCTTCGGATCACGCCCCCGTCATTGCAAAGATTTCAGCCTAG
- the glnL gene encoding nitrogen regulation protein NR(II) yields MLSAGLLRNSFKGAASAAPFFPTLLDQMPNAIVVFEAENQQLVYVNPAAESALDLSRKSLEGQSVHNLFGDNQSIKRMIEEVKAGHVSAQRQEMVLHSLPGSIHQESIPAHVVVACLEDPTLIMMEWFPIDQQLRSERDERVTQQVEANKQLMRNLAHEIKNPLGGIRGAAQLLEFELPEKGLREYTQVIIKESDRLQNLVDRLLAPHRKAHAMESFNVHEALERVRSLVLAEFPKGLRIIRNYDTSLPEVLGDREQLIQAVLNIAHNAAQALSEEIAQGVAQIELKTRVARSVTISKQRYKMAMDLHVIDNGPGIPEDIRERIFFPLVSGRDGGSGLGLTLAQTFVQQHQGFIACDSRPGRTDFHIQIPYRRQEKAL; encoded by the coding sequence ATGTTGAGCGCAGGTCTATTGCGCAATTCGTTCAAAGGGGCAGCTTCGGCTGCTCCTTTTTTTCCGACATTGCTTGATCAGATGCCCAATGCCATCGTGGTATTTGAGGCAGAGAACCAACAATTGGTTTACGTAAATCCGGCCGCAGAGTCTGCGCTGGACCTTTCGCGTAAATCCCTTGAGGGTCAGTCTGTGCATAACTTGTTTGGTGATAACCAGTCTATTAAGCGCATGATCGAGGAGGTCAAGGCTGGACACGTATCTGCTCAGCGTCAAGAGATGGTCTTGCATTCCTTACCAGGCAGTATTCATCAGGAGTCGATTCCTGCCCACGTAGTTGTAGCTTGTCTTGAAGATCCAACTCTGATCATGATGGAGTGGTTTCCAATTGATCAACAGTTACGTAGTGAGCGTGATGAGCGTGTCACGCAGCAGGTAGAAGCAAATAAACAGTTGATGCGTAACTTAGCGCATGAAATTAAGAATCCTTTGGGTGGTATCCGAGGCGCTGCGCAATTGCTGGAATTTGAGCTTCCAGAGAAGGGCTTACGTGAATATACCCAAGTCATCATTAAAGAATCGGATCGACTTCAAAACTTGGTCGATAGATTGCTTGCGCCTCATCGTAAGGCGCACGCCATGGAATCATTTAATGTTCATGAAGCTTTAGAGCGTGTACGCAGTCTTGTTTTGGCTGAATTTCCGAAGGGTCTGCGCATTATCCGTAATTACGACACCAGTCTTCCTGAAGTTCTGGGTGATCGCGAGCAGCTCATTCAGGCTGTTCTCAATATTGCTCATAACGCTGCACAAGCACTTTCAGAAGAAATTGCCCAAGGTGTTGCTCAAATTGAATTGAAGACAAGGGTTGCTCGTTCGGTCACCATCTCTAAGCAACGTTACAAAATGGCCATGGACTTGCACGTGATTGATAACGGCCCAGGTATTCCAGAGGATATCCGTGAGCGTATTTTCTTTCCATTAGTTTCTGGCAGAGATGGTGGTAGCGGTCTTGGCCTCACTCTCGCGCAAACTTTTGTTCAGCAGCACCAAGGCTTCATAGCCTGTGACAGTCGTCCTGGACGGACCGACTTCCATATTCAAATTCCTTACCGTAGGCAGGAGAAAGCATTATGA
- a CDS encoding sterol desaturase family protein, whose translation MDSNPFIATIASAYASLQEFLFANVAGPILYQLDLMSMAEDVFDGIDWFLFGCVQIFLIVIVLRTWEKLAPAETQEHFAQSSKADVFYTLFHRLGIFHGLIFIALSGFFFEIDSILHDFRFARMNVESWWPPITAIPLVSFFIYFILLDFVEYLYHRASHTIHWWWQLHALHHSQTVMTAWSDDRNHILDDIMHAVVFAFFALLFGVSPSQFILLVVFSQLIQSWQHANINVNLGLFKYVLVSPMYHRMHHAVGYGHEAKGKPGVLGGCNFGVLFPWWDMLFNTAIFPKAVYPTGVRDLAVSHNIFIQQWQTLKHALVELLPKAK comes from the coding sequence ATGGATTCCAATCCTTTCATAGCCACAATTGCCTCAGCTTACGCTAGCCTTCAAGAATTCTTGTTTGCTAATGTTGCTGGCCCAATTTTGTATCAGCTTGACCTCATGTCGATGGCGGAAGATGTTTTTGACGGTATTGATTGGTTTCTGTTTGGATGTGTGCAAATATTTCTCATTGTGATTGTGCTGCGCACTTGGGAAAAGTTAGCGCCTGCGGAAACCCAAGAGCATTTTGCACAGTCAAGCAAAGCAGATGTGTTCTATACGCTTTTTCATCGCCTGGGTATTTTTCACGGTCTAATATTTATTGCTCTCTCCGGATTCTTTTTTGAGATTGATTCAATTCTTCATGACTTTCGTTTTGCAAGAATGAATGTTGAATCTTGGTGGCCCCCAATTACGGCTATCCCATTAGTCAGTTTTTTTATTTACTTTATCTTGCTAGATTTTGTTGAGTATTTATATCACCGTGCTTCACATACGATTCATTGGTGGTGGCAACTCCATGCACTACATCACAGTCAAACCGTAATGACTGCTTGGTCGGACGATCGAAATCATATTCTTGATGACATCATGCATGCTGTAGTTTTTGCTTTCTTCGCTTTATTGTTTGGCGTTTCGCCAAGCCAATTTATTTTGCTAGTTGTTTTTAGTCAGCTAATACAGAGCTGGCAACATGCCAATATCAACGTTAACTTGGGACTGTTTAAATATGTATTAGTCTCACCAATGTATCACCGTATGCATCATGCGGTAGGCTATGGTCACGAAGCAAAAGGTAAGCCTGGCGTATTAGGTGGCTGCAATTTTGGTGTACTGTTTCCTTGGTGGGATATGTTATTTAATACTGCTATTTTCCCGAAAGCAGTTTACCCAACTGGAGTGAGGGACTTAGCTGTTTCTCATAATATATTTATTCAACAATGGCAAACCTTGAAGCATGCCCTTGTAGAGTTATTGCCTAAGGCCAAATGA
- a CDS encoding EI24 domain-containing protein codes for MDSIQQLFKSFGLAMVGTMHPRMLWLSLRPFLIVSVLWGCLIWLTWTPALEMLSIFLTTSVFTSWIQDGLIWAGFENARAWIAPLFFVMMLIPLISISLLVFIAFTTVPTIVKVVTRQHAYKDLERKKGGGLFGSFLYTLWSALICLALVMLTLPVWWIPPLVAVLPPLLWGWLTMRLMSYDVLAQHATSEERDALLHQHRWPLLTMGIVSGMLGAVPTFFWATSALALVLFPIVSFVALWIYSLIFVFAALWFTHYLLDALKELRSKELDQSLNIEARVIDMELPYHG; via the coding sequence ATGGATAGTATCCAGCAATTATTCAAATCTTTTGGCTTGGCAATGGTTGGCACCATGCATCCCAGAATGCTGTGGTTAAGTCTACGACCATTTTTGATTGTCTCGGTGTTATGGGGTTGCTTAATTTGGCTGACTTGGACTCCAGCCCTGGAGATGCTGAGCATTTTTTTAACAACATCTGTCTTTACTAGTTGGATTCAGGATGGACTGATTTGGGCTGGATTTGAAAATGCACGCGCATGGATTGCGCCACTCTTTTTTGTCATGATGCTCATTCCATTAATCTCAATCAGCTTATTGGTATTTATCGCTTTTACTACCGTACCAACAATCGTCAAGGTAGTCACACGTCAGCATGCCTACAAAGATCTTGAGCGAAAGAAAGGTGGCGGTTTATTTGGGAGCTTTTTATACACCCTATGGTCTGCTTTGATCTGCCTAGCCTTGGTGATGTTGACTTTACCAGTGTGGTGGATTCCGCCACTCGTCGCAGTCTTGCCGCCTTTGTTATGGGGTTGGTTGACGATGCGACTAATGTCTTACGATGTGTTGGCTCAACATGCCACTTCTGAAGAGCGCGATGCGCTTTTGCACCAACATCGGTGGCCGCTGTTAACCATGGGCATTGTGTCAGGGATGCTCGGAGCTGTCCCTACTTTCTTTTGGGCAACCTCTGCATTAGCTCTCGTCTTGTTTCCTATTGTGAGTTTTGTTGCACTTTGGATTTACTCATTAATCTTCGTGTTTGCTGCGCTGTGGTTTACACACTATTTGCTAGATGCGCTAAAGGAATTACGCAGTAAAGAACTAGATCAATCTTTAAATATAGAAGCGCGTGTAATTGATATGGAGCTCCCGTACCATGGCTGA
- the ntrC gene encoding nitrogen regulation protein NR(I), which translates to MKPVWIVDDDQSIRWVLEKALTRENIPHKSFSNPNDVLDALEKDAPQVLISDIRMPRGNGLDLLQNVKESHPMLPVIIMTAYSDLDSAVSSFQGGAFEYLTKPFDIDKAVELIRRAMEQSERNQSGNKEMNGWRQDSTEIIGQAPAMQEVFRAIGRLAQSHSTVLITGESGTGKELVAQALHKHSPRAKGPLIAFSTAAVPKDLLESELFGHERGAFPGALTLRRGRFEQADGGTLFLDEIGDIPFDLQTRLLRALTDGHFYRVGGQDPIKANVRIIASTHQNLEARVAAGAFREDLLHRLNVIRLRMPALRERAEDIPVLARHFMLSCAKSLGVEVKKLSDDVLKEISVMPFPGNVRQLENLCHWLTVMTPSNVIGVSDLPADILAEAGEQPVILQGESNPAAQVASRVGSADWEGGLGRLAVKMLQDGDSEVYDVLCSKFEKAVLQAALEVTRGRRVEAAQRLGIGRNTITRKLQELGIDG; encoded by the coding sequence ATGAAACCCGTTTGGATCGTGGATGATGACCAATCTATTCGTTGGGTGCTAGAGAAGGCCCTGACTCGCGAGAATATTCCTCATAAGAGCTTTTCTAATCCCAATGATGTTCTCGATGCATTGGAGAAGGATGCTCCGCAAGTACTCATTTCTGATATTCGGATGCCGCGTGGCAACGGATTAGATCTTTTGCAAAATGTAAAAGAAAGCCACCCGATGCTACCGGTCATTATCATGACTGCATACTCGGATTTAGATTCGGCTGTCTCGTCTTTTCAGGGCGGTGCATTTGAGTACCTCACCAAACCATTTGATATTGATAAGGCTGTAGAGTTGATTCGTCGTGCGATGGAGCAAAGCGAGCGCAATCAATCAGGCAATAAAGAGATGAATGGCTGGAGACAAGACTCAACTGAAATTATTGGTCAAGCTCCTGCAATGCAAGAAGTCTTCAGAGCCATTGGTCGCTTGGCCCAGTCGCACTCCACCGTTTTAATTACTGGTGAATCCGGTACTGGTAAAGAATTGGTTGCGCAAGCTCTGCATAAGCATAGCCCTCGCGCTAAAGGCCCATTAATTGCCTTTAGTACGGCCGCAGTACCAAAGGATTTATTGGAGTCTGAATTATTCGGTCATGAGCGTGGCGCATTTCCAGGAGCCTTGACCTTGCGTCGTGGTCGTTTTGAGCAGGCCGACGGTGGCACTTTATTTTTGGATGAGATTGGCGATATTCCTTTTGATCTACAAACTCGCTTATTACGCGCATTAACCGATGGTCATTTCTATCGTGTTGGTGGACAAGATCCCATCAAAGCCAATGTGAGAATCATTGCATCAACCCATCAAAATCTTGAGGCTAGGGTTGCTGCTGGCGCTTTCCGTGAAGATTTATTGCATCGCCTCAATGTGATTCGTTTAAGGATGCCAGCCTTACGTGAGCGCGCGGAAGATATTCCAGTTCTGGCAAGGCATTTTATGTTGTCCTGTGCCAAGTCTCTCGGTGTTGAAGTTAAAAAGCTGTCAGATGACGTCTTAAAAGAAATTAGCGTTATGCCATTTCCTGGTAACGTGCGCCAACTAGAAAATCTTTGTCATTGGCTCACAGTAATGACGCCGTCTAATGTTATTGGAGTAAGCGATCTACCTGCTGATATTTTGGCAGAGGCGGGTGAACAGCCAGTCATATTGCAAGGTGAATCTAACCCTGCAGCGCAAGTGGCGAGCAGAGTTGGCTCAGCGGATTGGGAGGGCGGCTTAGGCCGTTTGGCAGTCAAAATGCTACAGGATGGAGACTCAGAGGTATACGACGTCCTGTGTTCCAAGTTTGAAAAAGCAGTATTGCAGGCAGCTCTTGAAGTAACTCGCGGAAGACGCGTCGAAGCTGCCCAGCGCCTTGGAATTGGCCGCAATACGATCACGCGTAAATTACAGGAGCTTGGTATTGATGGCTGA
- the glnA gene encoding type I glutamate--ammonia ligase, with product MTKTVADVMKLVKEKECTFVDFRFVDTKGKEQHTTVPISAFDEDKFESGHAFDGSSIAGWKGIEASDMLLMPDPTSCYIDPFYEEPTLVITCDVIEPSDGKGYDRDPRSIAKRAESYLKSTGLGDTAYFGPEPEFFIFDGVRWGADMQGCFVKVDSEEAPWSSAAEIEGGNTGHRPGKKGGYFPVAPVDTFQDMRSEMCLILESLGIPVEVHHHEVAGQGQNELGTKFSTLVQRADWTIWQKYVVQNVAHAYGKTATFMPKPIVGDNGSGMHVHQSIWKNGENLFAGNGYAGLSEFALFYIGGIIKHAKALNAITNPGTNSYKRLVPGFEAPVKLAYSARNRSASIRIPHVSSPKGRRIETRFPDPLANPYLCFSALMMAGLDGVQNKIHPGEAADKNLYDLPPEEDAKIPTVCASLEEALEALNKDREFLTRGGVFTDSMIDAYIALKMEDVTRFRMTTHPIEFDMYYSL from the coding sequence ATGACGAAGACCGTCGCTGATGTGATGAAGTTAGTTAAAGAGAAAGAATGTACTTTCGTTGATTTCCGCTTTGTAGATACAAAGGGTAAAGAGCAACACACAACCGTACCTATTTCAGCATTTGACGAAGACAAATTTGAGAGCGGTCATGCATTTGACGGTTCATCTATTGCTGGTTGGAAGGGTATTGAAGCTTCTGACATGTTGTTGATGCCAGATCCAACATCTTGCTATATCGACCCATTCTATGAAGAGCCAACATTAGTAATCACATGTGATGTGATCGAGCCTTCAGATGGCAAAGGTTATGACCGCGACCCACGTTCTATCGCTAAGCGCGCTGAGTCCTATTTGAAGAGCACTGGTCTAGGCGATACAGCTTACTTTGGTCCAGAGCCAGAATTCTTTATTTTTGACGGCGTCCGTTGGGGTGCTGACATGCAGGGTTGTTTCGTTAAGGTGGATTCTGAAGAGGCTCCATGGTCTTCAGCTGCTGAAATCGAAGGTGGTAATACTGGTCACCGTCCAGGTAAAAAAGGCGGTTACTTCCCAGTTGCTCCAGTAGATACATTCCAAGACATGCGTTCTGAAATGTGTTTGATCCTTGAATCTTTAGGTATTCCTGTTGAAGTGCACCACCATGAAGTTGCTGGTCAAGGCCAAAACGAATTGGGTACGAAGTTCAGCACATTGGTACAGCGCGCTGACTGGACTATCTGGCAGAAGTATGTTGTTCAAAACGTTGCACATGCTTATGGCAAAACTGCAACTTTCATGCCTAAGCCTATCGTTGGCGACAATGGCTCTGGTATGCACGTTCACCAATCTATTTGGAAGAACGGTGAGAACTTGTTTGCTGGTAACGGCTATGCAGGCTTGTCAGAGTTCGCATTGTTCTATATCGGCGGCATCATCAAGCACGCTAAGGCATTGAATGCGATTACCAATCCAGGTACAAACTCATACAAGCGTTTGGTTCCAGGTTTTGAGGCGCCAGTGAAGTTGGCTTACTCTGCACGTAACCGTTCTGCTTCTATTCGTATTCCACACGTTTCTAGCCCTAAGGGTCGTCGTATTGAGACTCGTTTCCCTGATCCATTGGCCAATCCATACCTCTGCTTCTCAGCATTGATGATGGCAGGTTTGGATGGTGTCCAGAACAAGATTCATCCAGGCGAAGCAGCTGACAAGAACTTGTATGACTTGCCACCAGAAGAAGATGCAAAGATCCCAACCGTTTGTGCAAGCTTGGAAGAGGCATTAGAAGCTTTGAACAAAGACCGTGAGTTCTTGACTCGTGGCGGTGTCTTTACAGACTCTATGATTGACGCATATATCGCTTTGAAGATGGAAGATGTCACACGTTTCCGTATGACGACTCATCCAATCGAATTCGATATGTACTACTCCCTGTAA
- a CDS encoding molybdopterin-binding protein yields the protein MADALNTVDMNLSEPKSRRFGLIVIGDEILSGRRQDKHMSKLIELLSERGLSLSWAKYVADDPEQITATLKDSFASGDVVFSTGGIGATPDDHTRQCAALALATKTELHPTAQELIAGRIQAMAEGDPLKADLNTPENQHRFKMGEFPLGSDIIPNPYNQIPGFSIREHYFVPGFPVMAAPMMAWCLDTYYQSLFHRENWAEQSFIVPKGVESTLTPLMERIEASFPGVKVFSLPSVGDPSKGGVYSERHIELGIKGNANLLENAWIALRAGTEALGYAIHDISKAD from the coding sequence ATGGCTGATGCATTAAATACAGTTGACATGAATCTGTCAGAGCCTAAGTCACGTCGCTTCGGTTTAATCGTCATTGGTGATGAAATTTTGTCTGGGCGCCGTCAAGATAAACATATGAGCAAGTTGATCGAGCTCTTATCTGAGCGGGGCTTGAGTTTGTCCTGGGCTAAATATGTAGCGGATGATCCTGAGCAAATTACAGCCACTCTTAAGGATAGTTTTGCCAGTGGCGATGTAGTTTTTAGTACTGGTGGTATTGGTGCTACTCCCGATGACCATACTAGGCAGTGTGCAGCTTTGGCATTGGCTACTAAAACCGAGTTGCATCCGACTGCGCAAGAGTTGATTGCTGGGCGTATTCAGGCTATGGCAGAGGGTGATCCCTTGAAGGCGGATCTCAACACGCCGGAGAATCAACATCGCTTCAAGATGGGGGAATTCCCGCTTGGCAGTGACATTATTCCGAATCCCTATAACCAGATCCCAGGTTTTTCTATTCGAGAGCACTACTTTGTCCCTGGCTTCCCGGTGATGGCTGCCCCTATGATGGCTTGGTGTCTTGATACTTATTATCAAAGTCTCTTTCATCGTGAGAACTGGGCTGAGCAGAGCTTCATCGTTCCCAAGGGCGTAGAGTCAACCCTTACGCCATTAATGGAGCGTATTGAAGCCTCTTTTCCTGGTGTAAAGGTCTTTAGCCTCCCATCGGTTGGTGACCCATCTAAGGGTGGTGTTTACTCTGAGCGCCATATCGAATTGGGGATCAAAGGTAATGCAAATCTGCTAGAAAACGCTTGGATTGCTTTGCGAGCCGGTACCGAAGCTTTGGGTTATGCAATCCATGATATTTCTAAAGCGGATTAA
- a CDS encoding M3 family metallopeptidase, translating to MTTSTPLQASTVLQQNPLISFGRGICDYSQVKSSDIQPAIDFLLAQAEKAVALAIDPKTPASWNELLEPLEDATESLSRSWGVISHLNSVADTPELRAAYGEMIPKVTAFFSSLGQNLALYQRFKELSQSADYANLSASQKKVIENSLRDFRLGGAELSDADKPRFSQIQDEQALLGKAFSDHVLDATDSFVHVITDKSELAGLPEDAIAAAADTAQQKGLQGWAFTLHFPSYYPFMQYSENRALRRLMYEAYVTRASELAPQFSKGKLDWDNTANMLEQLKLRDEEARMLGFENYAALSLAPKMASSVSEVDTFLTTFAHKAKPFAQKDWQELSEFAKTELTIDGLEPWDIAFASERLKQERYSFSENELKQYFPLPKVLDGLFQVIQTLFGVNIESANLPTWHSDVQSFSVKNAEDKVVAYFYLDPYARPGKRGGAWMDDARGRRELPNGEIQVPVAYLVCNFAPPVKVDGVLRQPTITHDDVITLFHESGHGMHHLLTQVSALGVSGINGVEWDAVELPSQFMENFCWEWEVLEKMTAHAETGKPLPRELYDKILAAKNFQNGYMTLRQVVMSLTDWRLHANFDVENAKGQAVLDLSKSIADQFNVIPQPAISRWINTFSHIFAGGYAAGYYSYKWAEVLSADVYSAFEEAAKLTGSVLDEKTGTRYRQEILEVGGSRPAAESFKAFRGREPSIDALLRHGGLVTQ from the coding sequence ATGACTACATCTACCCCTCTACAAGCTTCTACTGTGCTACAACAGAATCCACTTATTTCATTCGGTCGCGGTATTTGCGACTACTCTCAGGTCAAGTCTTCTGACATTCAACCTGCAATAGATTTTCTACTGGCACAGGCGGAAAAAGCAGTAGCTCTAGCAATCGACCCAAAGACTCCAGCAAGTTGGAACGAACTTCTTGAGCCCCTCGAAGATGCTACCGAATCCCTCAGCAGATCTTGGGGGGTAATTTCGCACCTCAATAGTGTTGCAGACACCCCAGAACTGAGAGCAGCTTATGGTGAGATGATCCCCAAGGTGACTGCGTTCTTCTCCAGCCTAGGCCAAAACCTAGCGCTTTACCAAAGATTCAAAGAGCTTAGTCAAAGTGCTGACTATGCCAATTTGAGTGCTTCACAGAAAAAAGTGATTGAAAATTCTTTAAGGGATTTTCGTCTTGGTGGCGCTGAACTGAGTGATGCTGATAAGCCTCGCTTTTCTCAAATTCAGGATGAGCAAGCATTGTTAGGAAAAGCATTTTCCGACCATGTTTTAGATGCGACTGATAGCTTTGTCCATGTCATTACCGACAAATCTGAGTTAGCTGGATTGCCTGAAGATGCTATTGCTGCAGCAGCAGATACTGCCCAGCAAAAGGGTCTGCAAGGTTGGGCTTTTACCCTCCACTTCCCCTCTTACTACCCATTCATGCAGTATTCAGAGAATCGCGCACTCCGCCGCTTGATGTATGAAGCTTACGTCACGCGAGCATCGGAATTAGCACCCCAATTTTCAAAGGGGAAGCTAGATTGGGATAACACTGCAAATATGTTGGAGCAACTCAAATTGCGTGATGAAGAAGCACGCATGCTGGGATTTGAAAACTATGCAGCCCTGAGTTTAGCCCCCAAAATGGCTAGTAGTGTCAGTGAGGTAGATACTTTCCTAACTACCTTTGCACATAAAGCAAAACCATTTGCACAGAAAGATTGGCAAGAGCTTTCAGAGTTTGCAAAAACTGAATTGACTATTGATGGATTAGAGCCATGGGATATTGCTTTTGCCTCTGAAAGACTTAAACAAGAGCGCTACTCATTCTCTGAGAATGAGCTGAAGCAATACTTCCCGCTGCCCAAAGTGCTAGATGGACTCTTTCAAGTAATCCAGACTTTGTTTGGCGTGAATATTGAGAGCGCCAATCTACCAACATGGCATTCGGATGTTCAGTCCTTCTCGGTTAAGAATGCTGAAGACAAGGTTGTAGCCTACTTCTACCTTGACCCATATGCTCGCCCTGGTAAACGTGGTGGCGCTTGGATGGATGATGCGCGTGGTCGCAGAGAATTACCCAATGGTGAGATTCAAGTGCCAGTAGCGTATTTGGTTTGCAACTTTGCGCCGCCAGTAAAAGTTGATGGCGTACTGCGTCAACCCACTATTACTCATGATGATGTCATCACCCTATTCCATGAAAGTGGTCATGGCATGCACCACCTCTTAACTCAGGTAAGTGCCCTAGGCGTATCTGGCATTAATGGTGTTGAATGGGATGCAGTGGAGTTGCCAAGCCAGTTTATGGAAAATTTCTGCTGGGAATGGGAAGTCTTAGAGAAGATGACCGCACATGCAGAGACTGGAAAACCGCTCCCCAGAGAACTCTATGACAAGATTCTAGCGGCCAAGAATTTCCAAAATGGTTATATGACATTGCGTCAGGTGGTGATGTCTCTAACCGACTGGCGTCTGCACGCTAATTTTGATGTTGAAAATGCAAAAGGGCAGGCGGTGTTGGATCTATCTAAGAGCATTGCGGATCAATTCAATGTTATTCCTCAGCCTGCTATCTCTCGATGGATTAATACCTTTAGCCATATTTTTGCAGGCGGTTACGCCGCAGGCTATTACAGCTATAAATGGGCTGAAGTACTCTCTGCGGATGTGTACTCTGCTTTTGAAGAAGCAGCAAAACTCACCGGTAGTGTGCTAGATGAAAAAACTGGCACTCGTTATCGCCAAGAGATCTTAGAGGTAGGTGGCAGTCGTCCGGCAGCTGAGTCATTCAAGGCATTTAGAGGCAGAGAGCCAAGTATTGATGCCCTACTTCGTCACGGGGGCCTGGTCACCCAGTGA